DNA from Rubripirellula lacrimiformis:
CGTTCACCAATGATTGGTATCAGCCCGAAAACGGTATCGATCGAAATCTTCGTGTCGACAGCATCACGGTCGATGGTGTGACGTACCAGAGCGAATCGAGCGAAGTGTTTTCGACGGGGACGTGGAAATCGGCTGATGGAATCACGCCCGGTTTCCGGGAAAGTGAAATGCTGCACAGCAACGGTTATTTCCAGTACGCCGGCAGCAGCGATCCGGTGGATCCTGTCGATGGTGCCTTCGCAATCATCAACGAAATTCATTACAACCCGGGACCCGATGGCGAAGTCGATGGGGACGCCGAGTTCTTGGAACTGTACAACCCCGGCAATGAAGACTACGACCTTTCGGGTATGTCATTCACCGGCTTTGATTTGACGTTTGCCGATGGCACGATTTTGGCGGCTGGTCAGTACGCGATCGTGGCACCATCCACCTCGCTTGCCGAAGCCCAGTGGGGCGTGACACCGATCGCCGAATTCGCCGATGGTGGTTTGTCCGGCGGCGGTGAAACGATTCAGTTGATCGCTGCCGATGGCGTCACGGTGGTGGACGAAGTGAGCTACGACGATAATTCGCCGTGGCCGGGCAGTCCCGACGGCAACGGCCCATCACTGGAATTGGTCAACCCTTCGTTTGACAATAGTGACCCGGTGAATTGGCGTGGTTCCACCGATGCGCCAACGCCGGCGGCTAGGAACTCTGTCTATTCGGAAGTTGCGGTCGGCAAAATCACGGACATTGTGGTGACACCGGGGCAACCGCTGCCCGACCAAGCGTTCACGGTTTCTGCGACCATTCCCGATGCAACGTTCGCAACACTGACCTTCAAAGTGATGTTCGGATCCGACCAGACGGTCGGAATGACGAATGTCGGCGGCGATGTTTGGGAAGCAACCGTGCCCGGCCAGGAAGCCGGCACTTTGGTCCGCTATCGGATCGATTCCGATGTCGCGATCGCTCCCTTCGAAGGTGACACGATCAACTATTTGGGAGTCGTGGTTTCGCCGACGGACATCGTTGGCAACACGCTTCCGGTCTTTCAATTCTTTGTCGATCAAGACGAATTCAACGAACTGACAACGACCGAACTTGCTTTGACCAATAACAAGATTAGTGCCGTTGTCGCCTATGGTGGCGAGGTCTATGACAACGCAACCGTTCGTGTACGAGGTGGCGACTACTCACGAACTTATTTCGACAAGAAGAGCCTGAAGTTTGAACTGCCCGACGGGTACACGATCGACATCGGCGACGAAGGTAGCTACGGCATCGACGAGTTCGGGATCAATGCCGACTTTGGTGACTGGACCGTTGTCACTCCGGACCTTTCGTGGGATGTCTTCAACGCGGAAACCGATTCGTTCACCAGTTCGTTCTTCACTCGCGTTGAAATGAACAGTGGTTTCCATGGCTTGTTCCGATTTCAAGAACTGTATGACGGTCAGTGGCGAGCCGCCAACGGGCTAGCCGAAGCCGAGTTCTATAAGGCAGGCGATGGCGGGTTTGGAAGTTACCCCAAGTTCGACAAGAAGAACCCCGATGACGGCGATTACAGTTCGATCTTGACGATCAACGATGTCTTGATCTCGTCGCCATCGGCCGCCAAAACCGCTTGGTTGTACGAGAACGTTGACGTCTCCAACGCGATCAACCATATGGCGATCTCGTCATTGATGCGGCATGACGATCAGAAGAGCCAGAATTTTTACATGGCACTGGATCCCGAAACACAACGTTGGTCGATTGTGGAATGGGATGTCGATCGAACATGGCGTGAACTGGGTGATGAAACCACGGGACCGTTTACGACGCCCGAGCCGATCGGACACGAGTTGATGGATTCGATGTGGGATGTACCCGAGTTCCAGGATATGTATTGGCGACGCATCCAAACGTTGGCCGATCGCTATCTGGGCACCGACCAATTGATCGACCGACGCGCCGAAGTGATTCAGCAGATTGGTGCCACCAATTCGACGTTGGAGTTCCAGAAGTGGGGCCGTTCGGACATCTACAGCAGCCAGTATTGGGTGGATGATTGGCAGACGTCCATCGACACCCGGCGGGCTAACTTCGCCGCCGAATCTCGTATGCCGGGATCCGCCACTGGCACCGCGAACGTGGTGATCAACGAACTGCACTACAACCCGGCCGACGATGATGCCGAGTTCATCGAACTGTTCAACGATTCGTCCGAGTCCGTCGATTTGTCGGGTTGGTCGATCGATGGCATCGATTTGACGATCGACTTTGGAACCGTTTTGTTGCCCAACCAATACGTTGTCTTCACGGATAACTATCTGCAGTTCCAGGACCAGTACGGCGGCAACACCTTTGTCGCTGGCCAGTACTCCGGTGGACTCTCGGGCGGTGGCGAAACGATCACATTGTTGGACAGCGTTGGCAACGTGATCGATCTGGTGACCTATGACGACGCAGCACCATGGCCGACCGAGCCCGACGGAGACGGCATGTCGCTGTCGCTTGTCGATCCGGCACTGGACAATTCGATTGCGGAAAACTGGTTTGCAAGCGCCGAGTCGGGCGGGACACCGGGGGTCGCCAACGATGGCGTTGTCGCCGGCGAAACGACCAATATTTCGATCTTCGCGGCCGGCGAATCGACCAACGAAATCATCGAACTGGAAATCGCGGGTGTCGTGGTTGCAACCTACGACATTGGGCTGCAGGGTGGCAGCATCGGAGACTATCAATCTCGCAACTTCATCGAACTGACCTACGAAGCAGCCGGCGCAGTCGCTGCGGCCGATATCCGGATCAACTTCGTCAACGACCGCTACGAACCCGAAAACGGCATCGATTACAACGTCCGGATCGATCGAATCCAAGTGAACTCGGTCAACTACCAAACCGAAAGCGCGAATGTCTATTCGACGGGAACTTGGTTGGCAGCCGACGGCATCGTTCCGGGATTCCGGCTAAGTGAGACGCTGCACAGCAACGGGTACTTCCAGTTCGATGCTCTGGCCGGGCTTGCCTAGTTCCTGATCGGTGCTGGGGATAGCGGCCTGCTGATTAAGTGAGCCGTGATCGCGTGAGCGGCCGGGAAATGCCCGTGGCCTCACGGCCAATGCCACCTACTTTACCGCTAGTCGGGTGGTTTTATTAGCCGCGTGCGCGCAGGGCCGTCCGGTCCCGAAACACAGTAAAACGCGGGAGAACCGGACGCTAGCGAGAGCGCCCAGTTTAGCCGCGGAGCGGCGGCAGCTCTTTGCCGTGGGGCCCGCCCCACGGTTAGCGATGACTGATGAAATCTTGATCTTCTCGGCCGGGCCGCCTGCGGGCGGCCCGGCCGAGAAGATCATGGGAGGCTGCCAAATCCGGTGGCCGAGGCCACCGGCAGGATGCTTTCGCCTCTCCGAGGCTGTTGTAAGCTGGACGCTCGCTAGCGCGCCCGCGGCTGATCGAGGCGAATACCTCTCGTGGTTACGAAAGTAGGTGGCATTGGCCTTTCGGCCAGCGGCTCACCATGGCCGTTGAAGGTTCGATTAAATCAGCAGCCAGCTAGTTTTAGCCGCGCCGTGGCGACAGCTATTTGCCGTCGGCCTTGGCCGACGGTACCTGCGTCGACTTTGTCTTTGTCGTAGTGGACTTCGCCAGAAGTCCTTTTCAACGCCGGCAGGGAATACTAGCGAATCCCACTACCGTTGCTTCTGCTATTTCATCGCGACGATCGCCATGGATGGCGATCGCGCTGCCAATTGATCGGCGAATGGTGCAGGACAATTCATTGCCTTGAATCGGCTTTGCCAGCGGTCGATCGCCGCGCGGATCGCCGGACTTCCCAGGGTGTCAAAGTACTGCAGCCAGGGGCGGTCGGACTGAAATCCCAATCCGCCTCGCATGGCGGTGTCCAACGATTCGGTTTGCGTCACGGTTCCTTCGCCAACGGTGATGGCGGCTTCGATCAGCATGGGGATCGATAGCAGTTGCTGCAACTGAGTATCGCTGACCGCACCGATAGGACGAAAATAGGTGTCGGCAAGCGCCAGCGTCTCGGCCGCTAGTCCCAGCGAACGTTGATCGTCGGTGTAGTCGTAAAAACCTTGGCCCACCGATCGGCCCAGACGCTTGGATTTGATCATTTTCCCCAGGATTGGCGCTGGATCGATTCGTTGGGGAAACGATTGCCAATAGACGCGGCCTGAATCAAAGGTGGTTCGTGCGCCGATCATGTCGACCAATTCCAAGGGCGACATTGGCATCCCGTAGGCAAGTGCTGCCGCTTCGATCCGGTCGGCCGGTATGCCGCCGCATAGCAGCAGCATGGCCTGGTTCAGGTACGGAGAAAGCAGGCGATTGACAATGAAACCCGGGCTGTCGGCGACCACCAATGGTTCTTTGCCAAGCCGGCCGACATGACGGGTGCATTGATGGATCGTATCGTCCGAGGTCGATTCGCCGCGGATCACTTCGACCGCCGGGCGTCGATCAACCGGCATGAAAAAGTGCATGCCCGCCATTCGCGATGGATCGCGTAATTGGGCCGCGATGTCGGTGATCCTTAGCGTCGACGTGTTGCTGCACAGGATCGCGTCATCACCGAACAACCGTTCGGCTTCGCCAAAAAAACTGCGTTTCACATCCAAGCGTTCGGCGATCGATTCGATCACGATCGTGGGGGCGTCCACGTTGGTGCCATCGACGTGGCGAATCGAAATCCCCACCATCGAATCGCCCACGGGTCGGGACGGATCGATCGTCCATGATGGACCTAGGTCCAGTGATTGGATCGCACTGTCCACTCGATCCCCGTCCAGATCGGCCAACGTGACCGACTGATCGGATGCGACATGGGCGCGCAAGATCGCTTGGCCGACGACGCCGGCACCGACCAAAATGGTTCCCTTGGGAAAGTCGGTCATCGATGTCACTTCAGCAGGCCATCCGCGAAATCGAGGAACAGTTTCCAATCGGTATGTTTCAGCCCGTGACCACCGCTTCCGATGTGGTAACCGGTTTGGCCGACGACGAGTGGGGTGTCCAGTGCAGGCGGGTTCACGTGAGATCGAAGCGAAGGATCTTTCATCACGTCTTGGCCGATCGATTGTTTGCCCAGCACTGCGAACACGGGAGCCGATTCGACCAGCGACAGGTATTCGCCCCGCGGGTCGGCCCACAGGTCTTCGTCGGCACTGGCCACGTAGACTCCGCGTGGTGCGATCAATCCGATCAGTTCATGTTGGTCGACGGGTAGCTCGTTTTCGCGGCCCGCAAACTTGGCATAGTTGGGGGTGAACCAGTGAGGAAACGAGGATGTGATCCGAGCCACGGTTTCCCCGAACGCTCGTCGTGATAATGCCGCGCCGCCGCAACCGGAATGGTTGCTGTACCCGATCGCGAACCGAGGGTCTTCGGCGGCCGCCCAAAGTGATGTTTTGCCGCCGCGTGAATGCCCGACGACCGCAACCTTGGTCGCGTCCACAGTGTCCAACGTTTCCAGATGGTCAAGAACTTTGCTGGCTGCGAATCCCCATGCCGAAAGACTTCGCCAAGCATCGTCGGTCGGTGGCTGTCCATTGGCAAAGAAACTGCGAATGCCTTCGGCGTAGCCGTCCGCACGATCCGGATCAACATCGGATGTGAAAAACGATGCGACCGCATAGCCACGGTCAATCAAGTCTTTCACTGGAATGAACGAATCGTATTCCTCGGTTACCTTTTTGACGGGGGTAAAGTATCGGTTGTTGATCAGCACCACGGCCGGGACTGGATGGTCGACCCCGGTTGGGATGAAGACGACGAACGGGAACGAAAAAGTGCGATCGTCAATCTTGATGGTTGCTTTAAGTTCGCGGCCGATCGCGGTCCCGCCAAGCACCTCGGTCTGCGATACCTGCGTGAATTCGACGGAGTAATCGGTTGTCGGCCGATGTCCGTAGACGTGATGGCGGAACAAGTCCATCAGTTCAGGCCGTCTGGTGTTGGTCCAGGTCGCGGCGTCGGAAACCGTCCGGCCGTCGTTCATCGTCAGCGGATCGGGCAGCTGGAACGTCGGTACCTTGGATTCGTCATAATTGAATTCGCCGCGTTTCGCCGCAAGCTTCTGGACCACTTGCGGGTTCGCTTTCCAAGATGGTCGCATGTTGTTATCCGGCCCAACCTGGGCCCAAGCAGAGGAGGCAAGCAACAGGGACGAGGCGATGATCGATCGGGAAACGAAAGGCATCGCAATCCTGCGAACGCGGGGCGCTGATTCAGTCATGGTGGTTGATTCTGGGGAAGTCGGGCTGGGGCGTAACGCCAGTAAGGTGGGACGCGAATCCTGGCGGATTGGACTTCTCATTGTAGGGTCCGCGATGAACTGGCGTGCTAGACGGCCTGCCAAGATAGCGGCCATCGATCCAAGTCAGTTTAGTTGGACGAAGTCCGATTGCCCGTCGCCTGGGCGGGGATCCGAATTCGGTCGCGTGCAGTGATTGGCCAGATCTGGCCATTCGGTCTGCCCGCGTCGATGACGACGGCGCCGACGTGCAATGCGACGGTCGGGCAAATGTGGGTGGGCAATCCGATCAGTGGTTGGCCGACCGACCAAGCATCCGATTGATCCGATTCGATCACCAGGTGTTCTTCGCTGTGGCTGACCAATCGGGCCTCTGGCAGTTGTGGGAAACGCACTCGATTGGCAAGTGGCATTTCCGATGCAACCGATTTGTAGCCAAGGTCCAGGCACAGCCGACCAGGGCCTGGTTTGCTGATCACTCGCGTCAGAAGCGCGGCCGCAATCTTGAACTTCAAATCCGGATAGTTCCCCCCATATCCGTCGTCCCAAAGCAGGGGCGTACCGGGGCTGCATTGGAAGTCCGTTTCGGCGGCCCAGATGGGAAACGTGGGTGATCCACCGCCGACGATTTCAGGCGATGGCAGACGATCATTGTAGCTAGACGCCATGGCGATGATCTGGCCGGCACATTCGCGGCGTTGGTCCAGCGAAGGCTGGTGCAACTGACCGTCATAGAGGTGCAGTCCCGCGTAGCACAGGTGGGCCGATGATTCGATTTCTTGTCGCAGTTGATCCAGTCCCGGTCCGAACGGGATCCCGGTGCGGTGCATCCCGCTGTCCACATCGATGAAGACGTCCAGCGAGTTCGGGTTTGCAGCGGCCGCCGATGCCAAGACGCGGCAGTTTTCGACATTGTCAGCGACCACGGCGAAACGAGTCTGGTTTTGATCGTTGCGCAGCCGGATCAAACGATCGATATTGGGGCCGACCATTGGATAGGCGATCAACACATCGGTCGCACCGGCCCGGGATGCCATCTCGGCTTCCGCCAACGTGGCGGCTTTGAAGCGTCGGATGCCGGCGGCGACCTGAAGCCGCACGACATCGGGCATCTTATGCGTCTTGATATGCGGGCGAAGACGATCGATATGTTTGTCGCCGCCGACGATTTCAATCATCTGCTGGATGTTCGTCGCGATGGTCGCTGGATGAATCAGCAACCCAGGGGATTCGACGTCACCGAGGGTGTCGATCGAAATCCAATCCGGAATCAAGGTCATGTGGGGTCGGTCCATCAAGGAGGAATCAAAACGAAAAAAGCCAGCCTGAGTTTATCAGGCTGGCCTTTCATCGTTTGTCGTAGTCGAGTTAGCCAACGGGCGGGAACGAACGTCCGCTTGCAGTCTCGCTCGAGGTCGCTTCGCCGCGGGTGCGGCTTACAGGTTCGGAGTCGTGTACGGTTCGACGTCGCCAACCATGTGGAAGTGGTTGTGGTCAATGTACACCACTTCGATTGCATCGCGGTCATGCAGGGTGTGTGGGACGGGATAACCGACGGTGGTTTTCTCGTCAAAGTAGACCGTGCACTTGTAGTGAGCGTGGTGCAGTTGGGCTGGTCCGATCAAAGGATAGAATCGCGGTGGATCGATGTAGTCAGCGATCTTTTCTTTGATGATGCGAACGTTGTTGCGTTGCTTTTCATAGATCAACGGAATGCCGCCTTGAACCGGACGAGCGGTTTCCAGTGCGTGCATGACTTCGTCATCGCTTGGTGGATCCAAGGCTTTGACGGTACCGCCCGAAGTGGTGGGTCCTAGGATCGGCACGCGTTCGTAACGCTCGTGCTTCCAGAACTTCTCTTCTTGCTTGTGTTGATAGTAGGGGCTTACTGGGATCGGTAGACCCATGAAGCCCAGGTTGTAGCCGCCGCCGACTCCCAGACAGCCGGTGGTCGAGATGGCCATCACGGCCATGGTCGCCAGCGTGATCTGTTGGATCAGGCGTTGGGATTGCCCGCCGCGGATGCGGATTGGCAAAGGAGTACTGTGGGCCGCGTTTTGAGTTTCGTCAGTGCGACGGCAAGTCGAGCTGGTCATCCGAGTAACCTTCCGTGGTTCGTTCCGTAAGCATGAGTTCCCTCGGTGGGACTCAGGAATCTGTCTGGTAATAGATTCGGCACCTCGTGCGTACAGGTGTTATCGTGTGAACTTATGCCGATCTTGCGGGTAATTCCGAAGAATCACCTGATTTGCCACCCGAATGCGATCTCTGCGGCAGCGGCGGCGGGCAAAAGAGTTCACATATCTCTGTTTTTATCGCCAAAGATCGCTGCCATTCGGTTTCGGCGTGTGGGGAACGCCCGTCCCGCGATGCGTCGTCTCCGTTTTCGTCGTCTTTGTTTTCGTCGTTTTTGTTTTCGTCGG
Protein-coding regions in this window:
- a CDS encoding glucuronyl esterase domain-containing protein, producing MRPSWKANPQVVQKLAAKRGEFNYDESKVPTFQLPDPLTMNDGRTVSDAATWTNTRRPELMDLFRHHVYGHRPTTDYSVEFTQVSQTEVLGGTAIGRELKATIKIDDRTFSFPFVVFIPTGVDHPVPAVVLINNRYFTPVKKVTEEYDSFIPVKDLIDRGYAVASFFTSDVDPDRADGYAEGIRSFFANGQPPTDDAWRSLSAWGFAASKVLDHLETLDTVDATKVAVVGHSRGGKTSLWAAAEDPRFAIGYSNHSGCGGAALSRRAFGETVARITSSFPHWFTPNYAKFAGRENELPVDQHELIGLIAPRGVYVASADEDLWADPRGEYLSLVESAPVFAVLGKQSIGQDVMKDPSLRSHVNPPALDTPLVVGQTGYHIGSGGHGLKHTDWKLFLDFADGLLK
- a CDS encoding 3-hydroxyacyl-CoA dehydrogenase family protein — protein: MTDFPKGTILVGAGVVGQAILRAHVASDQSVTLADLDGDRVDSAIQSLDLGPSWTIDPSRPVGDSMVGISIRHVDGTNVDAPTIVIESIAERLDVKRSFFGEAERLFGDDAILCSNTSTLRITDIAAQLRDPSRMAGMHFFMPVDRRPAVEVIRGESTSDDTIHQCTRHVGRLGKEPLVVADSPGFIVNRLLSPYLNQAMLLLCGGIPADRIEAAALAYGMPMSPLELVDMIGARTTFDSGRVYWQSFPQRIDPAPILGKMIKSKRLGRSVGQGFYDYTDDQRSLGLAAETLALADTYFRPIGAVSDTQLQQLLSIPMLIEAAITVGEGTVTQTESLDTAMRGGLGFQSDRPWLQYFDTLGSPAIRAAIDRWQSRFKAMNCPAPFADQLAARSPSMAIVAMK
- a CDS encoding DUF4347 domain-containing protein; translation: MSLRKLVSRSSRESRRQRLGWSLAALEPRILLAADAGVAVEAVGSDSGQMVAATSGQMAAGDGQTDVDGVATTATQLVFIDSSVQDLEQLAGGLLDHHELILLDADRGGIDQISEALAGRDHVQGIHIVSHGRAGQIQLGNQTVDRSVLLQMRDQIAGWSDSLSAGADILLYGCDTGAGIDGLEFVTEWSRLAGADVAASVDRTGNRQSNADWDLERHVGMIESSLAFSTDTLSSYSSTLPISIRAAGQRGEEQMSLQIDGTTVATWDNVGGNVDNDEFLTFTYDADGIDADQIRVSFTNDWYQPENGIDRNLRVDSITVDGVTYQSESSEVFSTGTWKSADGITPGFRESEMLHSNGYFQYAGSSDPVDPVDGAFAIINEIHYNPGPDGEVDGDAEFLELYNPGNEDYDLSGMSFTGFDLTFADGTILAAGQYAIVAPSTSLAEAQWGVTPIAEFADGGLSGGGETIQLIAADGVTVVDEVSYDDNSPWPGSPDGNGPSLELVNPSFDNSDPVNWRGSTDAPTPAARNSVYSEVAVGKITDIVVTPGQPLPDQAFTVSATIPDATFATLTFKVMFGSDQTVGMTNVGGDVWEATVPGQEAGTLVRYRIDSDVAIAPFEGDTINYLGVVVSPTDIVGNTLPVFQFFVDQDEFNELTTTELALTNNKISAVVAYGGEVYDNATVRVRGGDYSRTYFDKKSLKFELPDGYTIDIGDEGSYGIDEFGINADFGDWTVVTPDLSWDVFNAETDSFTSSFFTRVEMNSGFHGLFRFQELYDGQWRAANGLAEAEFYKAGDGGFGSYPKFDKKNPDDGDYSSILTINDVLISSPSAAKTAWLYENVDVSNAINHMAISSLMRHDDQKSQNFYMALDPETQRWSIVEWDVDRTWRELGDETTGPFTTPEPIGHELMDSMWDVPEFQDMYWRRIQTLADRYLGTDQLIDRRAEVIQQIGATNSTLEFQKWGRSDIYSSQYWVDDWQTSIDTRRANFAAESRMPGSATGTANVVINELHYNPADDDAEFIELFNDSSESVDLSGWSIDGIDLTIDFGTVLLPNQYVVFTDNYLQFQDQYGGNTFVAGQYSGGLSGGGETITLLDSVGNVIDLVTYDDAAPWPTEPDGDGMSLSLVDPALDNSIAENWFASAESGGTPGVANDGVVAGETTNISIFAAGESTNEIIELEIAGVVVATYDIGLQGGSIGDYQSRNFIELTYEAAGAVAAADIRINFVNDRYEPENGIDYNVRIDRIQVNSVNYQTESANVYSTGTWLAADGIVPGFRLSETLHSNGYFQFDALAGLA
- a CDS encoding D-TA family PLP-dependent enzyme, which produces MTLIPDWISIDTLGDVESPGLLIHPATIATNIQQMIEIVGGDKHIDRLRPHIKTHKMPDVVRLQVAAGIRRFKAATLAEAEMASRAGATDVLIAYPMVGPNIDRLIRLRNDQNQTRFAVVADNVENCRVLASAAAANPNSLDVFIDVDSGMHRTGIPFGPGLDQLRQEIESSAHLCYAGLHLYDGQLHQPSLDQRRECAGQIIAMASSYNDRLPSPEIVGGGSPTFPIWAAETDFQCSPGTPLLWDDGYGGNYPDLKFKIAAALLTRVISKPGPGRLCLDLGYKSVASEMPLANRVRFPQLPEARLVSHSEEHLVIESDQSDAWSVGQPLIGLPTHICPTVALHVGAVVIDAGRPNGQIWPITARDRIRIPAQATGNRTSSN